One window from the genome of Babylonia areolata isolate BAREFJ2019XMU chromosome 11, ASM4173473v1, whole genome shotgun sequence encodes:
- the LOC143287534 gene encoding peptidyl-prolyl cis-trans isomerase H-like: MALQKEDPNNPVVFFDISIGNTEVGRIKFELFAKGPKGVPKTAENFRQFCTGEYRKDGVPIGYKSCIFHRVIKDFMVQGGDFVNSDGTGLTSIYGGRPFADENFTNKHYGPGILSMANSGKDTNGCQFFITCAKCDFLDDKHVVFGRVIDGLLVLRKIENVPTGPNNKPKIPIVISQCGEM, encoded by the exons ATGGCGTTGCAAAAAGAAGACCCAAACAACCCTGTTGTGTTCTTCGATATTTCTATTGGAAACACG GAGGTGGGTCGGATCAAGTTTGAACTGTTTGCCAAAGGACCGAAAGGAGTCCCCAAAACTGCAGAAAATTTCAG ACAGTTTTGTACTGGAGAATATAGAAAAGATGGAGTTCCTATTGGCTACAAAAGCTGCATTTTCCACAG AGTTATCAAAGATTTCATGGTACAAGGTGGAGATTTTGTTAAT TCCGATGGTACAGGGTTGACCAGTATCTATGGCGGCCGGCCGTTTGCAGATGAAAACTTTACCAACAAACACTATGGTCCTGGTATTCTCAGCATG GCCAACAGTGGAAAGGACACCAACGGCTGTCAGTTTTTCATCACCTGTGCCAAATGTGACTTTTTGGATGACAAACATGTTGTATTTG gTCGTGTCATTGATGGACTTTTGGTGCTGAGGAAGATAGAGAACGTGCCCACTGGacccaacaacaaacccaaaatacCCATCGTCATTTCCCAGTGTGGGGAGATGTGA
- the LOC143287533 gene encoding MKRN2 opposite strand protein-like, whose translation MGMPVNTWPDLKCFQHCDRRANILCCSVPPVCPLCHHDTHTTPMRIPPYVLPSPFVASHQAACSIVLKPTSGDFIRHYTDTADLHIGVTDSSGCCHDFDEEGLHVGNMWPQCVALPMRTQTEGMGREAVTSTWDQVLAQFADPQVWTVHRYHESDCNCFDFVLQFLQFVGLQRMIGERVITSKQVFCQEFLQQNTSKAARYVSLYRQVMKEGCVVDMAKH comes from the exons ATGGGGATGCCAGTGAACACCTGGCCAGACTTGAAGTGTTTCCAGCACTGTGACAGGCGCGCCAACatcctgtgttgttctgtgccacctgtctgtccactctgtcaccatgacacacacaccacccctatgAGGATCCCCCCCtatgtcctcccctccccttttgtGGCATCACATCAGGCCGCCTGCAGCATTGTGCTGAAGCCTACCTCCGGGGATTTCATTCG GCATTACACCGACACAGCTGATCTTCATATAGGTGTGACAGATTCTTCAG GTTGTTGTCATGACTTTGACGAAGAAGGACTGCATGTGGGCAACATGTGGCCACAGTGTGTGGCACTACCCATGAGGACACAGACTGAGGGCATGGGCAGAGAAGCTGTCACCTCCACATGGGATCAAGTGCTGGCCCAGTTTGCTGACCCGCAGGTTTGGACagtccacag GTATCATGAGAGCGACTGCAACTGCTTTGACTTTGTCCTGCAGTTTCTGCAGTTTGTTGGCCTACAGAGGATGATAGGAGAAAGAGTCATCACCAGCAAACAGGTATTTTGTCAGGAGTTCCTGCAGCAAAACACATCCAAAGCTGCCCGCTATGTCAGCCTGTACCGCCAAGTGATGAAAGAGGGTTGTGTTGTGGACATGGCAAAACACTGA